A stretch of DNA from Molothrus ater isolate BHLD 08-10-18 breed brown headed cowbird chromosome Z, BPBGC_Mater_1.1, whole genome shotgun sequence:
GTCATACTCAGGTTAAAGGCCACGCATCTGCCCCTTACTATGGAAAGAAGGAGCCCTCACAAGACCCCACGAGCACTGCAAATACCTTCCAGCCAGGTGCCTGGATGCCACCAGGCAGTGGTAGCAGTCAAAATAAATAAGCTTTAATGGACAGGTACTGTTAATGGATTAATATTTTAACAGACGACATACACAGCTGTTATATACAAGAGTACAATAAAGTAGTATAAAACCAGTTTGAGTTACTTTTGCAGAACTATTCAAATAGGCTTGATCATGACAAAGTATTGTTGAGGTGTTTAGGTTTTGTGAAAAACGGTGTGTTACTAAGTTTGGTTTTGACAGTTGCTGCTCATCAGTTACTCTTGAATTCATTCTTAAAAGACTATCTAAATTTTCTTTAAGTctaaattgcttttttccttgaagactaatttagttttaaaactGTTCTTGATGTAAGAATTGTTGTCTGTACACTTGCATCTTCCCAAGCCTTGGCCAAGACATCTCTTCAGAATAAATCCCTTGGCAGTGCCAGCATGCTTTCTGCTGGCAAGCAGACGGAAAAGTTGATTTCATTAATAGGAATCACTATGACACTACACTGATTATGCACTGTACTCATCGTAGAGACTTTCTTGTAACTTAAAACAATCAGCATATTTGAatgtttgattttaaaacagTCAACATATTTGAATGTTTGATTTGCAGACAGCAATTTGTGCAGGGTAAAAccagttaaaataaatataactgCTATAATAGAAGCTAGAAGTACTTGATAAAGCTGCTGGAAAATAACACTAGGTCTGAGACAAGGGACTGtcataaatattcaaaaaaaaaattagtttttattcCTTGTCTATCCATGGACTTCCCTAGATGATGAGATCATTTTGGCCATAGTTTAGATACATAAAATGTGCAGATTATTTGCTTAGAGATGATGTTTGagaacttaaaataaaaatgaagaccacagaatttttttttcaaaaagtatCAAATTTATTTATGGAGTGTATCCCTCATCAGTTTTCCTCCCTGTGTTTCAAGCTATGTAGGTATCAAAGGTAGAACACATACATATTTGACAACACTTCATACAAAACATGGAGACTTAATCTCACATACTTAAAAAATGCCCAAATGTCATATTTTAATAATGCTTGCTTTCACCAAAAAATTGAAAGGGGATCAACTTCAAATTTACTTAGAAGTAATTTCAGTTAGACTCCCCACTTCTGATCCCCCTTGGTGTCAGCCAGCTCTATAGGTCTCTTCATTTGAACAATGGTAttattttaaggttttatttttaaaactgatcaAAGAGTAGCTGCTAGAATGCACAACTCTGTGCtgatgcaaaatgcaaaatctTAATGACTGCTACAAGCTCTTCTGAACTAGACTATGTAGAGGCCACCACAGactattattaaaaaattaggctttgaaaaattaatcaaGTCTATTAAGAAGAGATTAATTGGAAATAAGGTTAAATCATTTTGATGTATTTACAACACAAATCTGACTTTTTTGACTATGTCAGCATCTTGCAACCTGTAAGGCAGCAGAGTTTTTCAAGGGCCATGAGAACAAAAATCCTACCTAAACTCAAGTCTTAGATGAAAGGTAGCCAGGTGGTTACTGTCACCAGCTCGTGCAACACCCTTGCGCAGCCATCTGCTATAGCAGAACACTAGGCCACCTGGGTCTTTGGTCTCACCCAACTTATGGCTATTCTTTGAGGCAAAAAGAATTCATGAAGGCAAAACCAAATTAGTTACAGGTGGAGCATTCAGATGATTGAGCATTCAGGGAAGATCAAACAACAGTACTGTATTTTATAGAACATGAGTGCCTTAAGAGAAATGAAGCTACTAAGAACAAGCAATCAGTTTCCTAGAACTTGGGCTGAAGTTAAAGTCTGTTGATGGCTTGTAGttcaggaaagaggaaaagctaAGGTAGATTATTTCTGCAGACAAGCAGCACCATCAaagacactgcagcagcaacTATGCAGTGACCTTAAATGAAATCAGTCATGTCTGCTATCTAATGCTACAGGTAGCTTGTCTCTACAGCCCTGCTCAAGGTATGccaaaaattgcatttctgtaATCCAGTTTATTATTCAATTTTCCCCTAAACTTGATAATTTTAAGACACTTGTTAAGTTATAGCTCagctaagaggaaaaaaaaatctacctcCAAAGCCATCCAAgaggttatttttttaatttaacatgcAAATTTAGAAAAGCAACCTGCACTAGAATACAAGTAGTAAATTTAATTACTCTAACAAGTGTCACTTGGGCAAATTTTAACAcaaatcagcaggaaaaaattacaCTGGAAGTATTAAATTTCATACTTCAAGAAATAACAGGATCAAGTATCAAAGGACAGTTGCAACACAAAATGTAcaagtatttcattttaaaagtggATTATTTGCACAAGGAAGGCCATTTTTGCCCATTTAATCCTTCTTTGTTCGTTTGGCCTTTGCAATGTTCTCCTGGCgtttctgtttcttcttcacCTCTCGTTCCCGGGCCTCAATCATTTTTGCAAGCTTCCATGACAGCGCCGCGCTGATGACAAACAGCGGCGTCAGAGCCAAGATCACGGTGGTGAGAAAGCCGTAGGGGTCCTTGGCAGCCCACTCCACAATGTACTCAGCCCAAGCCTTAATATCAAACATCTTTTCTGTTCTCCTACTGAGGAAACCCTgtagaatataaaaaaaaaaaatcttagtactcagcaaaataaaagcacacaTACAAAAGAACAAGACACAAGAAGTTCCACCTTCACATGGGAAAGAACAACTTTACATTGAGGGTGGCTGATCACGGAAATAGGCAACCCAGGGAAGTCATGGGGTCTCCTTCTGGAGATACGCAAAGCTGAGGTCGACAGGTTCCTGTGTCACCGgctctaggtgaccctgccttcACAgtgggttggactggatgatcccagaggtcccctccaaccctACCGATTCTACGATACTAAGTACCATAACTTGTCCTTGTTCACTATTAAAGGGCAAGATCATTTTTGCTAGAAGTTAAAGCAGCGCATACTATGTGAAAGTGTAATACAAGCACTGACCCTATGTTAAAGTTCAGCGTTTACAGAATAATTAGTATTTAATCCAACAGAGCTGCAAACGCTACTAAGAATGTATTGCTAAATGGAGAAAGTGCGGTTTGTGAACCTTCCTTCCTGGAAGTGAAGGAAAGCCAGCCCGGTTGGTTTCTCTCTGCAGGTTTCACCAGGGAGGCGGGGGAGCCCCGGCAGTGCTTTGGGTACTGAACTGGCGGCCGTGGGGCACCCAAAACCCCCGCAGCGctgccggccccggccccggccccgacCGCCTCTGTGCGAgcctcccgccccgccgcggccgGCACCGCCTCACCTGCGGCCCCGGGCACCTCCGGGCCTGCCGAGCGGCGAAGGGCGAGCCGAGCTCCCTGCGGACAGAACACACGGCGCCGTGAGGGGACGGCGATATCCCGCCGCCCGCCCAAGCCGCGCTGCCGGGGccgcccgccgctgccccgcgGTACCGCGGCCCTGCCGCGCTCCGGGATCCCGAGCGGAAACAGGAAGGaggcgcccgccccgccccagCAGAGCCCGCCCGCCGCGGGGCTGGAgcggccccgcccgccggggACCGCGCCTGGAACGGCAGCGAAAGCTGTGAGCCGGGACAAGGAGTTCCCGAGGTACCCGGATGGGCCGTTCGCGTGGTGGGATGGCCTCTGGAAGCGGGAACGCGGCTCGCACCGGAGCTGGGAGCCCCGGGGTGTCTCCGTGCGCTCGCCCGTGCTGGGGCCGCTCGGCGCGGGGAGCGATCGGGAGCAGCCCGCGGGTGCCGGGCCGGTGCCTCGGCACGATGCCAGCTGTGTGTCCCGGGCCTTTTGGGACTGCTGAGCCGCTCGGGTGGGCGCAGCGTGGCCCTGCTCGGGCCACATGGCCGTGCAGGAGCCGCTGGCTATTGCGCTGCTCCCCCCTGGACTGACCTCAGCCAGAATAATCAGCTGATCGCCGTGTATTCTGAGCCTTCCATATGTtcatactgaaaaataaatttaaaaaaataatcatgtttTGCCTTTGTATGTTGCACCAAGCCTTCTCCCCTTGCACAGACATGCCCATGTGAATAACAGCTTGGTTATATTTCCAGTGCAAGGAAAAGTGTAGGTTAGGATATTAGGTTAATACATGAGAGGATCTTGCAAAATCTCTAATTATATCGAGCAATTCAGGATCAGTTATCTGTACAATACCAGCAAATGCCACCACAGCAATCTGCTTCCATATATCTTTTCTTTACgtgaatatttatattatttcaagggaagaaaacagccaaataaaaatgttttgctaaAGAGTTATTGACAAGACACCTGACTAATAATCTAGATTGCTTCAGTTTCAGTATGTCAAATGCAATTTTCTGCTATGCGGAAAATTGCattatttgtgtgtttttattaaaaacacgTCTGTTGTGTTCAGCCTCTTATAGTATCTTTTGAGGACGGGACGGgatgggacagggcaggacaggacaggacaggacaggacaggacaggacaggacaggacaggacaggataggataggataggataggataggataggataggataggataggataggatagtTCTTTTGAAAGGTATAACTATTATCTGGTACGACTGCCTGGCAGCTTCAGGGCTcaccaaaagcagcagcacGTTGTTAAGAACTGCACCTGAGGAACACTGCTGGTAGCTGCTTACCTGCCAGATACAGCCCCAGTGACTGcaccctgctgagctctgcacttCAGCCAGGGCTTCACCCAGTACATCATGAACCCAGTGCTGGACAGCATGTTCAGGAGGATGCTGTCAGGGACAGCATCAGAAGGGCTTAATCCAAACTTAAGAATTCTTAATCCTTCCTAAATCTAGGAAAACTGCATCCATGTCCTTCCCTTCAACCACTAGGCCAGTAACCTTGTCAAACAGGACTTTCCTTCTGTGAAACTTTGTTGACTCTGCCTGATGATTGCATTATTCTTCAAGTGCCTTTCAACTGCAGCCAGTGTGATCTTCTCCATATTTTTCCCAGGTAATGAGATTGTACCAACAGGTCTTTCTGGATCTTCCCTCATGCCCTTTTTGTAAATTGAAATAATGTTTGCTAACTTTCAGTCCAGGACCCCCAAGGACACCAAGATCTTTGGGAGCTATCTGTACATGTATCTCTGTACTTGGGTTACTCAGCCATTTATGTGAGCATTAAAACTCCTAGAGAAATTATGGGTCCCTGTTTGGTCTGTAGTTTGTAAATCTTGGCAGAATATAACAATATAAATTTATTGGATCTTCGTTTCTGTTTCTGAGATGTTGTATCTAATGGTATCATGAGAAGAAGGTTTTGCAGGCTGTATAGCTAAGTTAAAAGTAGGTGGGTATTACGTAAGTATATCCTATTTCTGGTAAAACTGCGTATTTGGCTAGAGGGGACACAGTTACATTTCTGATGTCTGAATGTCAAATTTAGATACATCTTCCAAAATAAGCACTGACTTAGTCAGCAGCTATATACAAGCTTTTTAATATAACCgctgcaaaattaatttctcgTTCCAGTCTTTTGCATAATAAAAATTGCCTGATCTGTCTGCCTTTCAATATTTTCTGTGCCTTATTGCTTTAAAAAGGAGAAGTACCTGATTTATTGtgtcagggaagaaaaaaaaggcaggtaTTCTTAACTCACTTTTCCTAGAAAACAGATCTTACTTAATTACTTTTCCTGCTGTCCTTCTCCTCCTAACAGTTTGTGAAGCTATTCACTGGTTATATTGGCAAAGTAGTAGAAGTCTTGTACATaataattttgcttcttttaagATCTGTGAAAACCAGCCCAGACTACCACCTTGACTGA
This window harbors:
- the SMIM15 gene encoding small integral membrane protein 15; translation: MFDIKAWAEYIVEWAAKDPYGFLTTVILALTPLFVISAALSWKLAKMIEAREREVKKKQKRQENIAKAKRTKKD